ACGGCCCAGGAGAGAATCATAAAAACGATACCGCTAGTAGACAGTTCCATAATTAAGCCTCCTTAACAACATCGTCGGAGTCGCCGACAGGCATGTTCTGCGGGTGGGTTGTATCGCGGGTTGCTGCGCCGCCTTTACGCCAAACGTAGGCGATGACCACGTTCAGGAGAATTGCGAGAACCAGCAGGAAAATTCGGATACCCCAGGTGAATGCAATCTGGGTCATTTCAAAACCGAGGAAGGTGACCATGGCGTCTGCGGGAACGCCCTGCAGACTTACCACCTTCCAGCCGTCGTGGATGAGCCAGGCTACAAGCACAATGGTCAAGTAGGCGGGGCACACGTAGCGGATGATGAATCTGAAGAACTTGGGCAACTTCAATGCGGCACCTTCGTTCATAAGGGCGAAGGCCTCGGACTCGGGATTGCCGTTCTCGTCTTTGACGGTGGCGGACTTGCGCTTGCCCAGCACGAAGGAGAAGATGAATGCCTGGATAGTACCGATGAACACCAGGAGGAAGCTTCCGCCCCAGAAGTCCAGTTCGTCTACGGCGCCGGCGGCAAGACCGAAGATGCCCACGAGGCCGCCGATGAAGGTGACGATACTGACGGTGGTGATGGAACCCTTACGGCTAAGTTTCACATCGTCTTCGCAGAAACTGATCAGCGGCTGGATGATGGAGATGGCACTGGTAACGCCGGCGATAAACAGCATGCCGAACCAAAGGGTCTGGAAGAACCCGCCGAAGGGCAGCTGGCCGAATACGAAAGGCATGGTCTGGAAGCCAAGACCGAAGGTTCCCAGCTTGGCGCATTCTTCGATGTTTGCTCCAGCAATAAGGATTGCCATGGGAATCACGATGGTGCCGCCCAAGATCACTTCAGCAAAACCATTGGTGGAGGCTGCGGTGAGGGAGGAAAGAACCAGGTCTTCCTTAGGCTTCAGGTAGCTGGCGTAGCAGAAAACAATACCCATACCCAGACTCATGGTGAAGAACACCTGGCCGGAAGCTGCAAGCCAAACGGTGGGGTTGGTGATTTCAGAAAGGTTGGGGTTCCAAACGAAGGCGAGGCCCTTGCCGATACCGTCCAAGGTAAGCACACGAACCACAAGCACAAGACCCATGATCAAAAGGATGGGCATGGTGATCTTGTTTACTCGTTCAATGCCCTTACGGACGCCGAAACTGAGCAAGCCCATGTTGCAGGCAAACGTAATAAGGAAGAAAATAATTGCAGCGGGGAAGGGACCCAGCTGGGTGTTCAGCATAATATAGTTGCCGAAGAATTCCTTCATGGGTTCGTAGCCGCCCTTGACCACTTCCATCAACTTGCCGGTGGCAGAGTAATAGGTAAAGGCGAGAATCCAGGACTGGATGAACATGTAGTAGAAACTAATGAACAACGGGGGCAAAATATTCAGGGAGCCCAGGTGCTTTGCCCAGGGCTTTTCACCGAGGATATAGTGGAATCCGCCCGGAGCTGTTCCGTGATGCCTTGCGCCTGCGGCGCGGCCCAAAGTCCATTCCATCCAGGAAAGAGGAATGCCCAAAAGCAAAAAGGCGATGAGGTAGGGGATAATGAATGCGCCGCCACCATTTGTTGCTGCCTGCACGGGGAAACGTAGGAAGTTGCCAAGACCGACAGCGGATCCAGCCACTGCCAAGATGACTCCAAGTTTGGAGCCCCAGTTATCACGAGAATTCTTCATACAATTATCCTAAAATTAGACGGGAAAAATTTAGAAATTATGTGGTGAACCCCTAGAATTGTGAGGTCCATCACGGCTATATCATGCCTTATTTTGAGGTGCTTACTCGTGTATACAGAATTTATAAGAAAAATTGGCCTTTTTAGGCTGTAAAAGGCTATCTTGATAATGTAAACGCAGCTAATGTTGCAAAGGATTGGAAAAATGATCGACGTTAAGGGCAAGTGGACCTTGATTACTGGCGGCTGCCGTGGTGTAGGCCGTCTCACCGCCATCGAAATGGCAAAGCTTGGAGCAAACATTATTCTTCAGGGACGCTGCAAGGCTAATGCAGACAAAGTAATTGAAGAACTCAAGCCTTATGGTGTCGAAGTCCGTGCCGTTGGCTGCAACCTCGAAAGCGCCGACGAAGTGGCTGCCGCTCTTGCTGAAATCGATTCCTGGGGCATCCAGGTAGACCTGGTTTTCAATAACGCCGGTCTCATGAGCCATTATTTCCAGGATTACCTTTCCAACACCATGGAAGACTTCCACCACGCTATGGCTGTGAACTTCTATGCTCCTATCCAGATTGCCTACCATTTCTTGCCGGGCATGATCAAGCGTGGCTTTGGCCGCATGCAGCTCACCACCAGCGGTATCGCTAATGAACCGGAATTGATGGGCTATGCTTGCGCAAAGGCTGCTCTCACCAAGTTTGTGAAGGACTTTGCTGTAAAGCTGAACGGCACCGACGTGATGATGAACGTCATGGACCCGGGTTGGCTCCGCACCGATCTCGGTGGCCCCAACGCTCCTAACGCACCTGAAACTGTTGTTCCGGGCTCTATGATGGGCGTCCTTTTGGACGACAAGAAGAGTGGCCGTTGGTTCAACGCTCAGGATTACACTGGAATGACTTTGACTGACGCTTTGGCTAAGGCTGCAAACGTTCAGTAAACGGAATCCTCCTAACCCCCAAAAAGCTGGCAGTGACTTCGGTTGCTGCCAGTTTTTTTGTCATCCCGGCCCCTGGGCCAGGATCTCCTTTTATATATTTCATTTATATGAATAACGAAAAATCCCGCTCTCAGCTTCGCGACGAAGTC
The Fibrobacter sp. DNA segment above includes these coding regions:
- a CDS encoding sodium-dependent transporter, yielding MKNSRDNWGSKLGVILAVAGSAVGLGNFLRFPVQAATNGGGAFIIPYLIAFLLLGIPLSWMEWTLGRAAGARHHGTAPGGFHYILGEKPWAKHLGSLNILPPLFISFYYMFIQSWILAFTYYSATGKLMEVVKGGYEPMKEFFGNYIMLNTQLGPFPAAIIFFLITFACNMGLLSFGVRKGIERVNKITMPILLIMGLVLVVRVLTLDGIGKGLAFVWNPNLSEITNPTVWLAASGQVFFTMSLGMGIVFCYASYLKPKEDLVLSSLTAASTNGFAEVILGGTIVIPMAILIAGANIEECAKLGTFGLGFQTMPFVFGQLPFGGFFQTLWFGMLFIAGVTSAISIIQPLISFCEDDVKLSRKGSITTVSIVTFIGGLVGIFGLAAGAVDELDFWGGSFLLVFIGTIQAFIFSFVLGKRKSATVKDENGNPESEAFALMNEGAALKLPKFFRFIIRYVCPAYLTIVLVAWLIHDGWKVVSLQGVPADAMVTFLGFEMTQIAFTWGIRIFLLVLAILLNVVIAYVWRKGGAATRDTTHPQNMPVGDSDDVVKEA
- a CDS encoding SDR family oxidoreductase, which codes for MIDVKGKWTLITGGCRGVGRLTAIEMAKLGANIILQGRCKANADKVIEELKPYGVEVRAVGCNLESADEVAAALAEIDSWGIQVDLVFNNAGLMSHYFQDYLSNTMEDFHHAMAVNFYAPIQIAYHFLPGMIKRGFGRMQLTTSGIANEPELMGYACAKAALTKFVKDFAVKLNGTDVMMNVMDPGWLRTDLGGPNAPNAPETVVPGSMMGVLLDDKKSGRWFNAQDYTGMTLTDALAKAANVQ